CGAGACCCTGACCGCCACACTGCCGGTGCGAGTGACTGGGCGGCGGGTGGGCGAGGTGGTGGAGATCGTGGCCGAGTTGCGGGCGGCGGATGGGGGACTGCTGGATGCGAGCGCAGCGACGGTGCAGGTCACGCCGCCCTTGCCAACTGCCACGCGCATCGGGCCGGAGGGCGGGGTGGTGAGCCTGGAAGACGGGCGGGTGACTTTGAGCTTTGCGCCGGGAGCAGTGGCCGCAGATGTGACCGTCCTAGCGCGTGCACTGGGGCGTCCAGAGAACGCGCCCGCCAACATCGCACGCGCCTACGAATTCAGCGTCAAGGGGGCGAACGGCGAGGACATCCACACCTTCGCCCAGCCGCTGACGCTGGCCGTGCGCCACCCCGAAGGCCAGCCAGAGGCCGGGCGGTTGTTCGTGCTGGAGGAGGCCACTGGCGAATGGCAGATGCTGGCCACACAATGGGACGTCGAGCAGGGCGCGCTTGTGGCCGAGGTTCCGCATCTGTCGCAAACAGCGGAGGGTAATAACTTCGTTCCCGAGGTGATGCCATCGCTCCGGGGCGTGCAGAGCGATTTGTTCAGCGGCGGCGCCAGTTACGACTACCCAATCGCAGCGCCGCCGGGGACGGGCGGGCTGACGCCGCAGGTGGGCTTGCAGTTCAGCAGTCGCAGCCGCTGGGAAGATTTGGGTCACGCCTCGGTGACGGGGGCGGGGTGGAAGCTGACCGGCGATAGCTTCAGGTATTGGCGACCGTGGGACACCGCAAACGGTTCTGCGCCAACGATGCGCGTCGAAGGCGCGGCCTTCAGCGAGATCAGTGGCGCCAACGGCGAGCGCACCTTCAAGGAGGCGCCGCAGTGGCGGGTGGTGGGAGATCCGACCTCGGCGACGACGACAGACGTCTATGGGCCGAACGGCGTGCGCTACCATTTCGAGGCGGCGCTGCACGACTGGTATTGCCAGGGAACGACCTGGCAGCAGCGGACGGATAAGTGGGTCTTGCAGTACATCATCGATCAGGCGGGCAACCGCATCGATTACAGCTATGACACGGCCTTGCCCGTGGACGCGACCGATGTCAACAGCAACTATCCGGCCTACGGCGACCGCGTGCGCACGGTGCGCATCGCTTCGGCCTGCAGCGCTGGCGGCAACCAGGACATCCGCTACCTTTCGCAGATCAACCTGACCCGGATCAGCTACAACAGCCTGAACGGAGTCGATCAGAGCGTGATCGACTTCAGCTATGCCATCACCCGCACCGATTCGGCCCTGGCCAACGCCAACGACACGAGCAGTTGGGCGCACGCCACCACCCGGCTGCTGACCGGGATAGCGGTCAAGCAGGCGGGGGCGCTGGTGGCCAGCTACAAGCTGGACTACGACTTTTTCGACAAACCGCCCGGCGGGGGCGACAACGAGCGGCTGTACGCCCTGCGCAGCATCCGTCGGTGCAGCGACGCTGGCATGAGCAATTGCTTGCCTGCCACCCTTTTCAGCAATACACGTTCGCAGATGCGACGGATCGACAACGGCTATGGCGGGCAGGTGGGTCTGGGCTATGGGCTGGACAGCATCGTGGTCAGTCGCACGATCACCGACACCGTGACCGGCAGCGCTCAGACCTGGACCTACACCTACGCCAATCGGCTGGATGGGCAAGGTGGGAGCCTGGTCGGGTATCGCAGTGTGACCGAGACCTTGCCATCGAGCCTGGGGACGGGAAACTGGAGCTATCATCACTTCAAGGACGGCGGCGGCGGGGATGAATTCGTTGGCAAGGAAGATCAGGTGACAGTAGCGGCAAACAACATCAAACAAGCCGAAACTTTGCGCACCTGGGTCAGCACCAGCAACGGCGTTTATGGCGGCGGCAAGTTTGTCTATGTGAGCGCCGAAACGCAGAACACCTACGACAAGGATGGCGCCAACCCACTGGCGCGCAAGACCGAATACTTCTACGACCTCGACCACCAGGGCAACGCTCAGTATGGCAATCTGACCCGGATCAAGGAATACAGCGACAGCGGGGCCACGCTGTATCGCACCAGCGAGCGCTGGTACAACCCGCAGGTGGATATGGCTGCCGGTCGCTACATCGTCGACCGTCTGGCTGAGGAGAAGCTGTGGACGCAGACCTCTTTCTGCATGAGCCAGGCGCGCTGGATCTACGATGTGGCGGCGCCAGGCTTCGATCAACAGCTGGCGGCGTTCGCGAAGGGCTGGCTGAAAGAGCAATGGCAGGCCAAGATATGTGGCAGCGGCGCGGCCAGCGATTGGCTGCGGCCGGCGGCCTATGGCTACGACAGCAAGGGCAATGTAAACAGCGTGACGGCGGCCAACGGGACCGCGACGACGACGGTCTACGATGCAACTTTTTCGGTCTATCCCCTCTCGGTGACGGTGACGCCGGCCGCCGGATTGGGCGGGGCGACGCTGACCACCAGCTACGCCTACTATGGCATCAACGCCGAGGCGGGCGGGAGCGGGCTGACAGGACAAGTGCAGAAGGCGACCGACCCGAACGGCGCTGTCACCCGCACCAGCTACGATGCCTTTGGCCGCCCGCTGGAACTGCGCCGGCCGGGGGCGGGCTTTGGCAACCCGGCCACGGCGAAGATCGCCTACACCGACGCCATCCCCTTCCGAGTCGAGCAATCGCAGCGCGACGACGCCAACGGCGATGCCAACGCCAACGCCACGTATCTGGAGAGCTACAGCTTCTACGATGGTCTGGGCCAGGTGCTGCAAACGCAGGCCGAAGGGGAGAGCGCGGGCGCGCCGGTCTTCGCCAGCAGCCAGTACAACGCCCTGGGTGCGGTCATCGGCCAGAGCGTCCCCTACACGGGCACGGTCTTGGGGACCTATGCCGCCTTCAATTGGGCGTCGCCGCCGCAGCCGGTGACGCTCATCGAATATGATGGGTTGGGCCGGGTGACCAAGACCACTCTGCCCGACAGCAGCACCGTGAACACCGTGTACAATGGGCGCAAGACTGCCTCGCTGAATGCGTTGGGCCGGCAGAGCTTGAGCGAGGTGGATGCGTTTGGCCGTTTGGTCTTCAGCCGGCAATACACGGGCAGCTATGTGAAGAACCCGCCCACGCCGGGGTGGAGCGACCCGGCCTATGCCACGGCCAGCTATGTCTACAACGAACGCGACCAGTTGGAGAGCGTGAGCGGGCCGGATGGAGCAGCGACGGACCCCACTTACAATTTGCTGGGCCAGAAGACGCAGATGGTGGACCCCGACCTGGGGACATGGGAGTATCGCTATGATGCGATGGGGAATTTGTTCAAGCAGCGCGACGCCCGCAAGCAGGCCATCTGCTTCTACTACGATGGTCACAATCGGCTGAAGGGCAAGACCTATCACAGCAATATCGACGATCTGGAGGCGCTGACGTGCAGCGGCGCCTATGCCGTGAGCTTTTATTATGATGACACGGCCAGCGGCAACAAGGGCCTGGGCCGGCGCACGGGCTTTGTCGTGTACAGCGGCGGGGCGGTGAGCAACACGGCGGCCTGGGTCTATGACCAACGAGGCCGGGTGACGAGCGAGACGAGGAAGGTGGAGGCGGCGGGTGTGCTGCAAGCGACCACCAGCAGTTGGGCGTATGACTCCGCCGACCGGGTGACGGCGATGACCTACCCTGACGGCGAAAGTGTGAGCACCAGTTACACCGATCAAGGTTTGCCCAGGACGTTGGGCGGCTATGTGTCCAACACCACCTACGATGTCGCCGGGCGGGCGTTGGTGCGCACGTTGGGCGCCAACTTGCGTAGCGAATCGGTGTACTATGCCTGGGGCGCGGCCAACGGCCAGGGGAGGTTGAAGCAGACGAAGGCGGGAACGGTTTCTTCGCCCACCACCTTGCTGATGCTGAGCTACACCTACGATGCGGTGGGCAATGTCAAGACGATCATCGATGGGAATAACGCATCGCAGCAGCAGTGCTTCAGCTACGATGGCTTGAACCGCCTGGCGCAAGGCTATACCGGCAATGCCGGCTGCACAACTTATGCCGGCGCCGGGAATGGGCCGTTCGAAGAACAATATACCTATTTCGCCAATGGCAACCTGGACCACAAGAAGGTCGTGCAGCCAACCTACCAGGATGACCTCTATCTCTATGATGCGCCGGTGAGCGGCTGCGCGACGGGGACGCTGGCGACGAAGCCGCATGCGGTGCGTCAGGCTGGCAGCAACACCTACAGCTATGACTGCAACGGCAATATGGTGACGCGTTCGGGGCAAAGCCTGGCCTACGACGCCGAGAACCATTTGATCAGTGTGAGCGGCTCCGCTGTGGCCAGCTTCGTCTACGATGGCGACGGGCTGCGGGTGAAATCCACCTTTGGCAGCGGCGACAGCGCCAGTATCGCCGGCTTCAGTGGCAAGCACTTCGAGGTCAACAGCGTTTATCGGGAGAGCTTCGATGACCTTGCGGCGCAGAACTGGCAGGTGATTACCGGGACATGGCAGTTGCTGGATGGCGGCTATCGGCAGAGCAACACGACCCATACCAACACCTTCACCTACTACAACCTGGTGCAGAACCAGCCGCAGGTGGTGCAATGGAAGGCGACGTACACCAGCGGGACGCAGGCAGGGCTGTACTTCTACGCCTCAGCCGCCGCAGCCAGCGACGCCGAGCGGGGGAACAGTTATCGGGTATGGCAGGATGCCAGTTATGTGTACATCTACGAGGCCGTCAACAATTCGGCGGGGACGTACAAGATGCGTTTCAACGCCGCCAATGCGGCTGGGCAGACGCACAGCTACCAGGCCACATACAACCCGCAGAACGGCAAGATCCAGGTCTGGCGAGATGGCGGCTACCTGGGTTCCTGGACCGACAGCACGCCGCTGACCACGGGCAACTATCTCTCGTTGCGCACCACCACCAGCAACGTGCTGTTCGACGAGGTGATGGTGGGGAAGGTGAAGAAGTACTACTATCAGGGCGGGGCGCGGGCCTGCCCTGAGCCTTGCCGAAGGGTGGCGATGCGGGATGGGACCAGCGTCTACTATCTCTTCGGCGACCACCTGGGTTCGACCAACGTGACCACAGACAACGGCAGCGCCTTGGTGGCCCGGCTGTTGTACAAGCCCTTTGGCCAGGTGCGCTACAATACGAACAACCAGAAGACGGACTATCGATACACGGGCCAGTGGTGGGCCAGCGGCGGCGGTGCGACCTTGGGCTTGTACGATTACGGCGCCCGCTGGTATGATCCCTCGCTGGCCCGCTTCATCCAGGCGGATACGATTGTGCCCGAGCCGGGGAATCCGCAAAGCCTGAACAGGTACAGCTATGTCCTTAACAATGCGCTCAAATACACCGACCCGACCGGGCATTCGAATTGCCTGGAATGCGTGGGCGGCGGCGCTGGTGGAGGGGGCTTCATTACCATCGGCGCCAAGGTCGCTGAGAGTGACGGCCTTCGCCAAGCCCTGACGGTGGCAATGGACTGGCTACAGCGGCTCATTGGGCCAGCAGCGATGATGGCCCAGAACGCCGACAAGCTGCCGGCCGCGCGGGATGTTGGCAATGCCGGGGGTGGCAATACAAGCCCAGGCGGACTGGACCCGAACGACCCCTTCCGTAATGTTGGGGAGAGCATTCGAAAAGGAGTGGAAACATTACGCCGTCAAATCGACAATCCAGCAAACGCCGGTTACGGTCGGTATGGCGCACAAGCGCATCTGAGCCGCGCCGAGCACTACATGCGGCAAGGCACGCTGCAGTCGGTGAATGCCACCGGCGAAGGCAGCATTGATCTGTTACTCTCGAACAGCACCGGCGTGGAGGTGAAATACTGGCAAGCACAAACTGTAATACAGGACATCGGAGGCTTAGCCAAGCAATTCGATAGCTTCAACCAAATGGGGTTGAACAAAATCATCGTCGAGTTTGTGCAGACCAAAGATAATCCTGTCACCCAAGCTGTTCTCTCGGAACTGCAACAACAGTTGATTGCCAGATACGGTCTAGATCTGTCAAAGTTTGTCTTCGAAATCGTCGCCAACCCAGGAATTCCGTGAGGAGTGGCGATGATGAATGCGTCAGAAAATAGACAACAAGTATATGGTGTCGCTCTGGTATTCCGATACTGTCGCGGCTTGCCGAACGTTAAAAGCGTGATCTCAATCGCACACCTCTTGGCTCAATCCGGTCTCCAACCGGCGCGAGTGATTGCCCCGAACACGATTCAGGCTGCGCCTGACATCGATGAGCTAGTTGTGTCGCAATACATTGACCGTACTGCGAACAACAGCATAGTGGGTGGCCTGTTACGAGACACGGGGTTCCCCTTGGAAATGGAGCTACTCTCGGCAAGCCGCTCACGATGTGTGCTGCACTGGATGGAATTTGAAGATGGCTACATTCAGATGACGTTGGGCGGATGGATCACTGCAATACCGCAAGAACATAGACGCTACAAGGAAGCCTTTGCTGAAATTCTGTTGACAACGGCCGCAAAACTGTATCCTCTGGTTCGGCCAGAATATGGTTTCATCGCCGCCAGTTACACAGATCGCTATCCGCTCGGCCAACATCTTTTCGTCAAGAAACGCAGGATTCCTACTTTGAGTTGGGTTGATTTCTTTGGTCCCGAGTATGTGGCGCACTATGGTCGAGATGTGCTAGCTGACATCCCCGGTTGGCGCGTTGAGGACTTGCCTGATGGTGGGTTATTGTATCAATCGCGAGAGAACTGCGTGGTCACAGATATGGCTGCCCATCGTCGGTGGCAAAAACGAGCAGCTACTTACTTAGCTCAGCACGAGGTATCCATCAGATTCGACTATCCTACGGATTGACCGACGGGTATAATTGACCCCGAAAACTGGACCACAAGCTAAGGAGGAAGGTCTGGTATACTGACCAGACTCTGGAGGCCCAGATCAATGTCAAGAAGATGTTGCCTGCATAACGCCGAATCGAAACCAGCCTTCGACGACCTGAACGCCCACCGGAAGGCTACGGCAGGGTCGTGGCCGGCGGCAACCAACAAGCCAAGCGCCGCTGACCATTCTCCACGCCAGTGTGAGGAGTAGCGGCATGAGGCCGATCGCAAAGGTAGTGGTTTGGCTGCTGTGCGCCATGCTGGCGCTGACGGGTTTGCCCATCCCAAATCATGCCTATCTCTGCCAGGGAGATGGCAGCTACCTGGGTTCCTGGACCGACAGCACGCCGCTGACCACGGGCAACTATCTCTCGTTGCGCACCACCACCAACAACGTGCTGTTCGATGAGGTGATGGTGGGGAAGGTGAAGAAGTACTACTATCAGGGCGGGGCGCGGGCCTGCCCTGAGCCTTGCCGAAGGGTGGCGATGCGGGATGGGACCAGCGTCTACTACCTGTTCGGCGACCACCTGGGTTCGACCAACGTGACCACAGACAACGGCAGCGCCTTGGTAGCCCGGCTGTTGTACAAGCCCTTTGGCCAGGTGCGTTACAACACGAACAACCAGAAGACGGACTATCGATATACGGGGCAGTGGTGGGCCAGCGGCGGTGGCGCGACCCTGGGCTTGTACGATTACGGGGCGCGCTGGTATGATCCCTCGCTGGCAAGATTCATCCAGGCGGACACGATTGTGCCGGCGCCGGGGAATCCGCAAAGCCTGAACAGGTATAGCTATGTTCTTGCGCCGAATCCAGGCCAAGCTTCGCTGAACTGAACCCCCGCTGGAATATGCACGCCCAACTCCTGCCCTCCCCCCAACCCATCGCCGCCCGGCCCCTGGTCTGGACAGAGCGACCCCGGCCGCAACCCGGCCCCGGCCAAATCCGGTTGCGGGTGACGGCCTGCGGCGTCTGCCACACCGACCTGCACACCGTCGAAGGCGACCTGGCCCTGCCCCGGCTGCCGCTGATACCGGGGCATCAGGTGGTGGGGCGGGTGGAGGAAGTGGGCGAGGGAGTGAAGGCCTTTCGGGTGGGCGAGCGGGCGGGGGCGGTGTGGCTGCATCGCACTTGCGGCTGCTGCCGCTACTGCCTGAGCGGGCGAGAAAACCTGTGCGAGCGGGCTGAGTTCACGGGGCTGCACGCCGATGGCGGCTATGCCGAGGCCCTGGTCGTGGATGCGGCTTTCGCCTGCTCCTTGCCGCTTTCGCTGGCCGACGCCGAGATTGCGCCCCTGCTCTGCGGCGGCGTCATCGGCTACCGGGCGCTGCGAGTGGCGGGGGTGGAACCGGGACAGACGCTGGGTCTGTATGGTTTTGGCAATTCGGCCCATGTCACCATCCAGGTGGCGCTGGCCTGGGGCTGCCGGGTCTTCGTCTTCACACGGGGCGCCGGGCACCAGGAGCACGCGCGGGCTTTGGGCGCGGCCTGGGTGGGCCTGGCCGGGCAGACGCCGCCCGATCTGCTGGATGCGGCCATCCTCTTCGCCCCGGCCGGCGAGCTCGTCCCCCTGGCCCTGGCGGCAGTGCGACCGGGCGGGACCGTGGCCCTGGCCGGCATCCACATGACGCCCATCCCCTCGCT
The Caldilineales bacterium genome window above contains:
- a CDS encoding RHS repeat-associated core domain-containing protein — its product is MRPIAKVVVWLLCAMLALTGLPIPNHAYLCQGDGSYLGSWTDSTPLTTGNYLSLRTTTNNVLFDEVMVGKVKKYYYQGGARACPEPCRRVAMRDGTSVYYLFGDHLGSTNVTTDNGSALVARLLYKPFGQVRYNTNNQKTDYRYTGQWWASGGGATLGLYDYGARWYDPSLARFIQADTIVPAPGNPQSLNRYSYVLAPNPGQASLN
- a CDS encoding zinc-dependent alcohol dehydrogenase family protein, whose translation is MHAQLLPSPQPIAARPLVWTERPRPQPGPGQIRLRVTACGVCHTDLHTVEGDLALPRLPLIPGHQVVGRVEEVGEGVKAFRVGERAGAVWLHRTCGCCRYCLSGRENLCERAEFTGLHADGGYAEALVVDAAFACSLPLSLADAEIAPLLCGGVIGYRALRVAGVEPGQTLGLYGFGNSAHVTIQVALAWGCRVFVFTRGAGHQEHARALGAAWVGLAGQTPPDLLDAAILFAPAGELVPLALAAVRPGGTVALAGIHMTPIPSLPYAALYGERVLRSVANSTRQDVRDLLALAASLPIRTDVTTFPLTAANDVLADMKASRFNGDAVLIP